The proteins below are encoded in one region of Brassica napus cultivar Da-Ae chromosome A6, Da-Ae, whole genome shotgun sequence:
- the LOC106348193 gene encoding 60S ribosomal protein L6, mitochondrial-like, whose translation MEAKFFRFLKIVGVGYKARAEEAGRFLYLKLGYSHEVELAVPPAVRVFCFKNNVVCCTGIDKDRVHQFAATVRSCKPPEVYKGKGIMYIDEVVKKKVGKKSK comes from the coding sequence ATGGAAGCCAAGTTCTTTCGGTTCTTGAAGATTGTTGGAGTTGGATACAAAGCCAGAGCTGAGGAAGCAGGGCGTTTCTTGTACCTCAAGTTAGGTTACAGTCACGAGGTCGAACTGGCAGTTCCTCCGGCGGTCCGGGTCTTCtgtttcaagaacaatgtcgTTTGCTGCACCGGGATTGATAAGGATAGGGTGCATCAGTTTGCTGCGACTGTCAGGAGTTGCAAACCTCCTGAGGTTTATAAGGGCAAAGGCATAATGTACATTGACGAAGTCGTCAAGAAGAAGGTTGGAAAGAAGTCCAAAtga